A stretch of the Aminipila terrae genome encodes the following:
- a CDS encoding type II secretion system F family protein, whose product MVYLIAVLLGTFIYCGIIIVLKPYEEQNNAIKRRLQNINSGFQRDYVHDEELCLPFSKRIMKLVFRPIIVNIKKSIGKYSTSELLFKNLKNDKLKKNIYRAGLKLELHEYQMIRIMVILGISLAFIAIALLLRQNTLHCLLSAAVGIYVGYAAIRFHLATRISKRHKAMEQQLPEVLDLISVNVEAGLGFEQAIFHVIENMEGTFIDELAVTYREMSMGRSRRDALLFLGERCEIGEVRTFTGAIVQAGELGISIKNVLRAQAAGMRQNRRNKIEERAQKISIKILLPMVLFIFPVIFIILMGPAVLKVFQQFG is encoded by the coding sequence ATGGTGTATTTGATTGCTGTTTTATTAGGAACTTTTATCTATTGCGGCATTATAATTGTTTTAAAACCCTATGAAGAACAAAATAATGCGATTAAAAGACGTCTTCAGAACATAAACAGTGGATTCCAAAGAGATTATGTTCATGATGAAGAACTCTGTCTGCCTTTTTCCAAGCGAATTATGAAGCTGGTTTTCCGGCCAATAATAGTAAATATAAAGAAATCTATAGGTAAATATTCGACTTCAGAGCTTTTATTCAAAAATCTAAAAAATGACAAACTGAAAAAAAACATTTATCGGGCTGGGTTAAAGTTGGAACTACATGAATATCAAATGATACGTATTATGGTTATTTTAGGGATTTCATTGGCATTCATTGCAATAGCTTTACTGCTCAGGCAAAATACCTTACATTGTTTACTTTCAGCAGCGGTTGGTATTTATGTGGGGTATGCAGCCATAAGGTTTCATCTTGCTACAAGGATAAGTAAAAGGCATAAAGCTATGGAACAGCAGTTACCTGAAGTTTTAGATCTTATTAGTGTGAATGTAGAAGCAGGGCTGGGATTTGAACAGGCAATCTTTCATGTAATTGAAAATATGGAGGGAACCTTTATTGATGAACTGGCTGTGACGTATAGAGAAATGTCCATGGGCAGATCAAGACGTGATGCTCTCTTATTTTTAGGAGAACGGTGTGAAATTGGGGAAGTCAGGACTTTTACTGGAGCAATTGTACAGGCAGGGGAGCTTGGAATATCCATTAAAAATGTTCTTCGGGCTCAGGCTGCGGGAATGCGGCAGAACAGACGAAATAAAATTGAGGAGCGGGCACAAAAAATTTCTATCAAAATTTTACTCCCTATGGTTTTATTTATCTTTCCTGTTATATTTATTATTCTAATGGGGCCAGCTGTTTTAAAGGTTTTCCAGCAATTTGGGTGA